The proteins below come from a single Mytilus edulis chromosome 5, xbMytEdul2.2, whole genome shotgun sequence genomic window:
- the LOC139522615 gene encoding uncharacterized protein, whose translation MEAQTRKHNASLLSYIENIPTKYIRDHVYPIKVQTKASWTIFSGLSVFIFGTETKAQQIRLAIVCTEFSEIDKTQNYNDKTIIQMELKKMDNFCKDEDILGLFHLRFIPMAFKLNVCIHKRLNGIEETFRHECQEPNGTVEFLSMHLKKEPCVSYHLLVDGIFIFNRGPELREKCGANQFGLCQGQSESYIQCGKCLQKYHRQCVIVEVETFACGCHIERPLKSRNERIYRCKEEFMKHVKSLDIKKLVSDISCEKINSARWQTMIGTNPKEKQIWKDGNNMVLTMTGAPTEITNYVIQQTNSKSLSAKGFVMDVFAPEAVVKVIMMVENINRMRAELFLLKDISANHECSNTSKI comes from the exons atggaggcacagaccagaaaacataatgcctctctactatc ATACATAGAGAACATTCCAACTAAATACATAAGAGACCATGTTTATCCAATTAAAGTCCAAACCAAAGCTTCTTGGACAATTTTCAGTGGACTGTCTGTCTTCATTTTTGGAACTGAAACCAAAGCTCAACAAATTAGACTTGCCATTGTCTGCACAGAGTTTTCAGAGATAGATAAg ACGCAAAATTACAATGATAAGACAATTATTCAGATGGAGCTGAAGAAAATGGATAATTTCTGCAAAGATGAAGATATCTTAG GTTTGTTTCACCTTAGGTTCATTCCAATGGCATTCAAGTTGAATGTTTGTATTCACAAACGACTTAATGGCATCGAAGAAACATTCAGACATGAATGCCAGGAACCAAATGGAACGGTTGAATTCTTGTCCATGCATCTGAAAAAGGAGCCTTGTGTGTCATACCACCTACTCGTAGATGGTATTTTTATCTTCAACAGAGGACCAGAACTAAGAGAAAAATGTGGGGCAAACCAGTTTGGGCTCTGTCAAGGTCAATCAGAGTCCTACATTCAGTGTGGTAAATGCTTACAAAAGTACCATAGACAGTGTGTCATTGTTGAAGTTGAGACTTTTGCATGTGGTTGCCACATAGAAAGGCCACTGAAAAGTAGAAA TGAAAGAATTTATAGATGCAAAGAAGAATTTATGAAACATGTGAAGAGTCTTGATATTAAA aaattgGTATCAGATATTTCTTGTGAAAAGATTAATTCTGCACGCTGGCAAACCATGATTGGAACTAACCCAAAAGAAAAACAGATATGGAAAGATGGGAATAACATGGTTCTAACAATGACTGGGGCACCTACA GAAATAACAAATTATGTAATTCAGCAAACTAATTCAAAGTCATTAAGCGCAAAAGGATTTGTTATGGATGTCTTTGCGCCAGAG GCAGTGGTAAAAGTAATTATGATGGTAGAAAACATCAACAGAATGCGTGCAGAATTATTCCTGCTAAAAGATATAAGTGCAAATCATGAATGTAGTAACACCTCAAAGATATAA